The following are from one region of the Haemophilus parainfluenzae genome:
- a CDS encoding YcjX family protein has protein sequence MFKSINREINQIINRGFDRTLRLAVTGLSRSGKTAFITSLINQLLHINQEENAHLPLFEAARNQSILAVKRVPQQDLSIPRFDYEANLNDLMNNPPQWCQSTRGVSETRLAIRFERQSGLLRHFKERGTLYLDIFDYPGEWLLDLPLLNLDFQQWSLEQAKITSGVRQQFAQEWLDKLKKLDLSAVVNEDVLAQIAKSYTDYLLACKAEGMQFIQPGRFVLPGELEGAPVLQFFPLLHLSEEQWSKLKREAKSNSYFAVLNKRYDYYRNKVVKGFYENYFSTFDRQVILADCLTPLNHSQQAFIDMQTGLNQLFKNFHYGKRNLLNRLFSPNIDKLMFVATKADHITTDQIQNLISLMRQLVQEGGRHVEFEGIDTEYTAIAAIRATKQVLVNQNGKQIKAIQGVRSVDKQLITLYPGSVPSKLPSAEFWSKQSFDFDSFEPQVLQQGESIPHLRMDAVLQFLLADGFD, from the coding sequence ATGTTTAAATCAATTAATCGGGAAATTAATCAAATAATCAATCGTGGATTTGACCGCACTTTACGTTTGGCTGTGACAGGGCTAAGTCGAAGTGGTAAAACAGCCTTTATTACGAGTTTGATTAATCAATTGTTACATATTAATCAAGAGGAAAATGCGCATCTTCCTTTATTTGAGGCTGCTCGAAATCAATCTATTTTAGCAGTGAAACGAGTGCCTCAGCAGGATTTAAGTATTCCACGTTTTGATTATGAAGCGAATCTCAATGATTTAATGAATAATCCACCACAATGGTGCCAATCTACTCGAGGAGTGAGTGAAACACGCCTTGCTATTCGTTTTGAACGCCAATCGGGTTTACTCCGTCATTTCAAAGAACGCGGCACATTATATTTAGATATTTTTGATTACCCTGGTGAATGGCTATTGGATTTACCTTTGCTGAATTTAGATTTTCAACAATGGTCACTTGAACAAGCTAAAATTACATCGGGTGTTCGTCAACAGTTTGCGCAAGAGTGGTTGGATAAACTGAAAAAACTCGACCTAAGTGCGGTCGTCAATGAAGATGTTTTAGCGCAGATTGCAAAATCTTATACTGATTATTTACTTGCCTGCAAAGCAGAAGGAATGCAATTTATTCAACCAGGTAGATTTGTCTTGCCTGGGGAATTAGAAGGCGCACCTGTTTTACAATTTTTCCCGTTATTGCATTTGTCGGAAGAACAATGGTCAAAACTGAAAAGAGAGGCGAAATCCAATAGCTATTTTGCCGTGTTGAATAAGCGATATGATTATTATCGTAATAAGGTGGTGAAAGGCTTTTATGAAAATTATTTTTCTACTTTTGATCGCCAAGTGATTTTAGCCGATTGCTTAACACCACTAAATCATAGCCAACAAGCTTTTATTGATATGCAAACAGGGCTTAATCAGCTTTTCAAAAATTTCCATTATGGGAAGCGCAATTTACTTAATCGTTTGTTTTCCCCGAATATTGATAAGTTAATGTTTGTGGCAACAAAAGCCGATCATATCACAACAGATCAAATTCAAAACTTAATTAGTCTGATGCGCCAATTGGTGCAAGAGGGCGGTCGTCATGTTGAATTTGAAGGGATTGATACAGAATACACGGCAATTGCTGCGATTCGAGCGACAAAACAAGTTTTAGTTAATCAAAACGGTAAACAAATCAAAGCTATTCAAGGAGTGCGTTCTGTAGATAAGCAACTTATTACGCTTTATCCGGGGTCTGTACCAAGTAAACTACCTAGTGCAGAGTTCTGGTCAAAACAATCTTTTGATTTTGATTCCTTTGAACCTCAAGTTTTACAACAAGGTGAAAGCATTCCGCATTTAAGAATGGATGCAGTTTTACAGTTTTTATTGGCGGATGGGTTTGATTGA
- a CDS encoding ABC transporter substrate-binding protein, whose product MLRRNVTFCFLLCGLSQINLAQAAPSIPKMLTENGLTYCTNASGFSFNPQTADAGTSMNVVTEQIYNKLFDIKDHSAALVPVLAQSYSISSDGKQILINLRKGVKFHHTPWFTPTRDFNAEDVVFSINRVLGHDTYLPTLSDDVVTYKNPQYKIFHEQAKKVHFPYFESIKLNQKIKSITATNPYQVKIDLFEPDASILSHLASQYSIIFSQEYAYQLSADDNLTQLDTHPVGTGPYQVKDYVYNQYVRLVRNEDYWKKEAKIKNIIVDLSTDRTGRLIKFFNNECQIASYPEVSQLGLLSEKDDRYYLQSTDGMNLAYLAFNFQKPLMQDKTIRQAISQSLNRFRIVRNIYHNTATVANNIIPEISWASAINTPDFPYDYQPAEAEKALRNKKLTLNMWVMNEEQVYNPAPIKMAELIKWDLAKAGVDVKVRSVTRTYLIEQLRKGTEDYDLILTGWLAGNLDPDGFMRPILSCDTQNEITNLSNWCNPEFDKMMNRALATNHLYERSKAYNNAQDLILNELPIVPIANVKRLLVARGNVKGIEMTPFGSINFSTLYFMKNKENK is encoded by the coding sequence ATGTTACGTCGAAATGTCACTTTTTGTTTTTTATTGTGTGGGTTGAGCCAAATTAATCTGGCACAAGCCGCGCCAAGCATACCCAAAATGCTGACAGAAAACGGCTTAACATACTGCACAAATGCATCGGGTTTTTCCTTTAACCCGCAAACTGCAGACGCCGGCACCAGTATGAATGTGGTGACGGAGCAAATTTATAACAAATTGTTTGATATTAAAGATCATAGTGCAGCACTCGTTCCTGTATTAGCTCAATCTTATTCTATTTCATCTGATGGCAAACAAATTCTTATTAATCTTCGTAAAGGGGTGAAATTCCATCATACCCCTTGGTTTACGCCTACGCGTGACTTTAATGCAGAAGATGTGGTCTTTTCGATTAATCGCGTTTTAGGTCATGATACTTACTTGCCAACACTCTCAGATGATGTAGTCACCTACAAAAATCCGCAATATAAAATCTTTCACGAACAGGCCAAGAAGGTACACTTTCCGTATTTTGAAAGTATTAAGCTGAATCAAAAAATTAAAAGTATCACGGCAACGAATCCTTATCAGGTCAAAATTGACCTGTTTGAACCCGATGCCTCTATTCTTTCCCATCTTGCCAGCCAATACTCTATTATTTTCTCGCAAGAATACGCATATCAATTAAGTGCCGATGATAATCTCACCCAATTGGATACGCATCCTGTTGGCACGGGCCCTTATCAAGTGAAAGATTACGTTTATAACCAATATGTTCGCTTGGTTCGTAATGAGGATTATTGGAAAAAAGAAGCCAAAATTAAAAATATCATCGTGGATCTTTCTACGGATCGTACGGGGCGTTTAATAAAATTCTTTAATAATGAATGCCAAATTGCCTCTTATCCTGAAGTTAGCCAACTCGGTTTATTAAGCGAAAAGGATGACCGCTATTATCTGCAATCTACAGATGGAATGAACTTGGCCTATTTGGCTTTCAATTTCCAAAAGCCATTAATGCAGGATAAAACCATTCGCCAAGCCATTTCACAAAGCTTAAACCGTTTTAGAATTGTGCGAAATATTTACCACAACACAGCAACTGTAGCGAATAACATTATTCCTGAAATTTCTTGGGCTTCGGCAATTAATACGCCTGATTTTCCTTATGATTATCAGCCAGCTGAAGCAGAGAAAGCATTACGCAATAAAAAACTCACGTTGAATATGTGGGTGATGAATGAAGAGCAAGTGTATAACCCAGCCCCAATTAAAATGGCGGAGCTCATTAAATGGGATTTAGCCAAAGCTGGAGTGGATGTTAAAGTGCGGTCAGTCACACGTACATATTTAATCGAACAATTACGCAAAGGCACAGAAGATTACGATTTAATCTTAACGGGTTGGCTTGCTGGAAACCTTGATCCTGACGGTTTTATGCGTCCGATTTTAAGTTGTGATACGCAAAATGAAATCACGAATTTATCAAATTGGTGTAATCCTGAATTTGATAAGATGATGAATCGTGCACTGGCGACCAATCATTTATATGAGCGCTCTAAAGCATATAACAATGCACAAGACCTCATCTTAAACGAATTGCCTATTGTGCCAATTGCAAACGTCAAACGACTTTTGGTCGCTCGCGGCAATGTTAAAGGAATTGAGATGACCCCATTTGGTAGCATCAATTTTTCTACCTTGTATTTCATGAAAAATAAGGAGAATAAATAA
- a CDS encoding ABC transporter permease — protein MLVSAIRHVIWVSILLLILSVLSFVILMRDPLNADLVTNNIYSAYYHYLTSLLQGDLGITYNGGESLKDLIFTVLPPTLELCFTALLLACILGIPLGVLSAVYNQRVFSRTLQSISNVGLSIPIFWFAPILLYVAAIQSWEIAAIGQYNLLYEIKPITGFPTIDMWFVDVPYRTKIVQNVLQHLALPTLVLCILPTMEFIRIIQQRADYLLQQEYAKAAVTRGWSKWTILKRYVFRNTFPLLIPQLTRVFTLVLTQCMLVENVLGWPGIGRWLIDAVTQQDYNSISAGVVVIGICIIIIDTFTKLLMFVLDPLNKKGWYAR, from the coding sequence ATGCTCGTTTCAGCGATCCGTCATGTGATTTGGGTAAGCATTTTATTATTGATTTTATCCGTATTAAGTTTTGTGATTTTAATGCGAGATCCTCTCAACGCCGATCTTGTCACAAATAACATTTATAGTGCTTATTATCATTACCTTACATCATTGTTACAGGGCGATTTAGGAATTACCTATAACGGCGGAGAATCCTTAAAAGATTTAATTTTTACGGTATTACCACCCACATTAGAACTCTGTTTTACTGCGCTCTTATTAGCTTGTATCTTAGGTATTCCTCTCGGTGTATTAAGTGCGGTCTATAATCAACGTGTTTTTTCACGTACATTGCAGAGTATATCCAATGTTGGTTTGTCTATTCCGATTTTCTGGTTTGCACCAATTTTGCTTTATGTTGCAGCGATTCAAAGCTGGGAGATTGCAGCCATCGGGCAGTATAATTTACTGTATGAAATCAAACCTATCACAGGCTTCCCTACCATTGATATGTGGTTTGTTGATGTTCCTTACAGAACCAAAATCGTACAAAATGTTTTACAGCATTTAGCCTTGCCGACATTAGTGCTTTGTATTCTGCCGACAATGGAATTTATCCGAATCATTCAGCAACGGGCTGATTATTTACTTCAACAAGAATATGCCAAAGCCGCTGTAACACGTGGATGGTCGAAATGGACGATTTTAAAACGTTACGTTTTTCGTAATACATTTCCATTATTGATTCCACAGCTTACTCGCGTATTTACCTTAGTATTAACACAATGTATGTTGGTAGAAAACGTTTTAGGTTGGCCGGGAATCGGGCGTTGGCTCATTGATGCCGTAACCCAACAAGATTACAACAGTATTTCTGCTGGTGTGGTAGTAATTGGTATTTGTATCATTATTATTGATACCTTTACCAAGTTGCTCATGTTTGTATTAGATCCATTGAATAAGAAGGGCTGGTATGCAAGATAG
- a CDS encoding ABC transporter permease subunit, which produces MQDREPDEFRESTSFFQIWLLFRQNRVALFCFYLFCLLILTALFPKLIMPYSESMEFVGEELIPPSWVEKGRIAFFFGTDDLGRDVLSRLIMGTQYTLGSSLLVVIAVAIIGGALGILAGMSEGIKSRFLGHIFDAFLSIPILLIAIIISTLMEPSLMNAMFATLLAILPYFVHAIYQAIQQELKKDYVLLLKLDGISNWELLKTTILPNISVVYTQEISRAFVVAILDITALSFISLGAQRPMPEWGAMIKDSLELIYLAPWTVLLPGFAIIFTILLSIIFTNGLCQAINKYYE; this is translated from the coding sequence ATGCAAGATAGAGAACCTGATGAATTTCGCGAAAGCACCTCCTTCTTTCAGATTTGGCTGCTTTTCCGCCAGAATCGTGTGGCATTATTCTGTTTCTATTTATTTTGTCTTCTGATTCTGACCGCACTTTTTCCTAAGCTCATCATGCCTTATAGCGAAAGCATGGAGTTTGTGGGAGAAGAATTAATACCGCCATCTTGGGTAGAAAAAGGTCGTATTGCTTTTTTCTTTGGTACCGATGATCTTGGTCGTGATGTACTCAGTCGATTAATTATGGGTACACAATATACCCTCGGTTCCTCTCTTTTAGTAGTCATTGCTGTGGCAATTATTGGCGGCGCATTAGGTATTCTTGCTGGTATGTCAGAAGGGATTAAATCCCGTTTCTTAGGTCATATTTTTGATGCGTTTTTATCTATCCCCATTTTGCTGATTGCCATTATCATTTCTACATTAATGGAACCGAGCTTAATGAATGCCATGTTTGCCACTCTGTTGGCTATTTTGCCGTATTTTGTACATGCCATTTATCAAGCAATTCAGCAAGAACTAAAGAAAGATTACGTTCTCTTACTTAAATTAGATGGTATTTCAAATTGGGAATTATTAAAAACTACAATCTTGCCGAATATTAGTGTCGTCTATACACAAGAAATTTCTCGAGCATTTGTGGTCGCTATTTTAGATATTACGGCTCTCAGCTTTATTTCTCTAGGTGCACAACGTCCAATGCCAGAATGGGGCGCAATGATTAAAGATTCGTTAGAGCTGATTTATCTTGCCCCTTGGACGGTTTTATTACCGGGCTTTGCTATTATTTTCACCATTTTATTAAGCATTATTTTTACTAACGGATTGTGTCAAGCAATCAATAAATATTACGAGTAA
- a CDS encoding oligopeptide/dipeptide ABC transporter ATP-binding protein translates to MALLDIRNLNIEIQTPNGRMKIVDGVNLSLNEGEILGLVGESGSGKSLIAKVISNSIKDNWIVTADRFRFNDIELLKLTPNQRRKIVGKEISMIFQNPLSCLDPSRKIGKQLIQSIPNWTFKGRWWQWFGWKKRRAIELLHRVGIKNHQDIMASYPTEITEGEGQKVMIAIAVANQPRLLIADEPTNSLESITALQIFRLLSSMNQNQGTTILLASNDLKSISEWCDSISVLYCGQNTESGPTDQILDMPHHPYTQALLYSVPDFSHPLGFKSKLGTLEGTVPILEQMPIGCRLGPRCPFAQRECIQKPSRYRIKQHEFSCHHPINLRERQFKDKIETSPLTLNTDSKGNE, encoded by the coding sequence ATGGCGCTGTTAGATATTCGCAATCTTAATATTGAAATTCAAACACCAAACGGTCGCATGAAAATTGTGGACGGTGTCAATCTTTCGCTTAATGAAGGGGAAATTCTAGGGCTCGTCGGTGAATCAGGTTCCGGTAAAAGTTTAATCGCTAAAGTAATCAGTAATTCCATTAAAGACAACTGGATTGTCACGGCTGACCGTTTTCGTTTTAACGATATTGAATTGCTTAAACTGACACCGAATCAACGTCGAAAAATCGTTGGAAAAGAAATTTCAATGATCTTCCAAAATCCATTAAGTTGCCTTGATCCAAGCCGAAAAATTGGTAAACAGCTTATTCAAAGTATTCCGAACTGGACCTTTAAAGGTCGCTGGTGGCAATGGTTTGGCTGGAAAAAGCGCCGTGCAATTGAGTTGCTACACCGTGTAGGGATTAAAAACCACCAAGACATTATGGCAAGTTATCCTACTGAGATCACTGAAGGTGAAGGCCAAAAAGTGATGATTGCGATAGCGGTGGCGAATCAACCTCGTCTCTTAATTGCGGATGAACCCACTAATTCTTTGGAATCCATTACGGCTTTGCAGATTTTCCGCTTGCTTTCAAGTATGAACCAAAACCAAGGGACGACAATTTTATTAGCCAGTAACGATCTTAAAAGTATCAGTGAATGGTGTGATAGCATTTCCGTCCTTTATTGTGGGCAAAATACGGAATCAGGACCAACTGACCAAATATTGGATATGCCTCATCATCCTTATACACAAGCATTACTTTACTCTGTGCCGGATTTTAGTCACCCCTTAGGTTTTAAAAGCAAATTAGGCACACTAGAAGGCACAGTGCCGATTTTAGAACAAATGCCGATTGGTTGTCGTTTAGGACCTCGATGCCCTTTTGCGCAACGGGAATGCATTCAAAAGCCAAGCCGATATCGTATTAAACAGCATGAGTTTTCCTGCCATCATCCGATTAATCTTCGAGAACGGCAGTTTAAAGATAAAATTGAAACTTCACCGCTTACGCTCAATACCGACTCAAAAGGAAACGAATAA